The window TGCTTTGTAGGAATGAAGTTCTGCTGTCTTATGGCCCACACCCATTTCTCCAATTCTACATTGtgttgtgggaaggaaaagacgcTCACTTTCGGACTGTTTGGATAATTTCCATTGCAGTTTGGAACACAACACATGTATGGCATTGTAAGCACCTAAAAAGTTCACAGCAATAATATCCTGAAGCTTGTTTTCTGCCTTAACATTCGCTGAGCGCAGTGCCGACAGAGCTTGACCTCTCTCTACAGCTGCCttttcatcactactacttACCTACTTGACCTGATGCGCCACCCCATTGTCCCCCCCATGAGTGCAGCCATCTCTTCAGGGGGCCATGGCTGGACAGTAGCAGACACTGGTTGGGGCCGGGGCCTGGCCGCCACACTCTGGGGCTGGTTCTTACGGGCAGGTTGGGATGCTGGCTGGACAGGGGTGGGCACTGGCTGGGGTGGAGGGCTCGCTGCGTCCTGCTGTCGCTCCAAGGCAGTGACCCTCACACGCAAGTCCCTGACCTCGGCCTGGATTCCCAGCAGGAGCTGCACCATGTCCTGGAGGAACACAGGCACGCCAGCCTGCAATGCGGGGGCTGTATCCTCAGCCCCTACCACAGCAGCATAGTAAGGGGCAGTCCTGGGTGGCACAGGGACAGGTAGCCGTATGGCAGGGACAGGAGAGTGAGCCGCCCCAGACTGGGCTGGGGCAGCTGTGCCAGGCAGGGGCGGAAATGCTGATGGCTGGGCGGCTGGCAGAGGCAGAGCAGGGAAGTTGGACCAGGACGGGGCGCCATTTGCCCAAGCATTGTGTTGCAGAGCTGGGGCAGGCTGGAAAATCACCCTGGAGGGGCCAATAGTGGTGCCAGGGGTCTGTGGCTCCCTGATGGGCCTGGACCGAGCAGGGCAGCAGCGCGAAGAGGCATTGTGGTCGCCACCACAGTTGCAACACAGCGGGATGACTCTGGTGCCAGCATGTATCTTCTCCAGGCAGTGGGAGGAAGGATGACCCCCAGAACAGTACCTGCAGAGTGGCACCGACTTGCACTTCCAGCTCTGATGCCCGAACCGACAGCAGTGGTCGCACAGGTCAGGCTCAGGGGTGTACAGGCTCATATGGAAGCGGCCCAGGCTGTGGAGGTGCACCGAGCTAGGCACGGTCCCTTCAATGAGACCCCAGGAGCTGAGGGCTGGGTTCACCTGCGACGATGCGCCTCTTGAGCCAAAGGAAGGCCTCTGACGTGGAGAGAAGGTCAACATTGATGGCGGTAGACACGCCATGAGCGATGACCATCTGTTGCCGGGCGTCAGGGTCCGCTGGGGTCATGGTGAGGCCGAGGAAGCCCTCCTTCACCAACATGTTGTATGCTGCCGACTGAGGGTTGACCGTCAGGTACGGCC is drawn from Portunus trituberculatus isolate SZX2019 chromosome 44, ASM1759143v1, whole genome shotgun sequence and contains these coding sequences:
- the LOC123518749 gene encoding translation initiation factor IF-2-like, which codes for MSLYTPEPDLCDHCCRFGHQSWKCKSVPLCRYCSGGHPSSHCLEKIHAGTRVIPLCCNCGGDHNASSRCCPARSRPIREPQTPGTTIGPSRVIFQPAPALQHNAWANGAPSWSNFPALPLPAAQPSAFPPLPGTAAPAQSGAAHSPVPAIRLPVPVPPRTAPYYAAVVGAEDTAPALQAGVPVFLQDMVQLLLGIQAEVRDLRVRVTALERQQDAASPPPQPVPTPVQPASQPARKNQPQSVAARPRPQPVSATVQPWPPEEMAALMGGTMGWRIRSSR